A genomic segment from Corylus avellana chromosome ca5, CavTom2PMs-1.0 encodes:
- the LOC132181304 gene encoding F-box protein At5g07670, translating to MSFSVEKPGSPSPPPSVKKRSTSWSELWFKNSKKPLKNHVVFTMQLQPPTSTPKKSSQTPALNFPKSDPTLLLPDYLLLNILSKLPDSQRNPNSLVCKRWLNLQGRLVRSLRLFDWHFLHSGRLLFRFPNLTHVDLVSGCFFSPRNSGILLSNRVVSVHIGSGFSKSWKVCEDTLLPVEVVDRGLEVLASGCPNLRKLAVIGSSELGLLSVAEECPTLQELELHNCNDDMLRGIAACTNLQVLRLVGNVDAFYSSVVSDIGLTILAQGCKRLVKLELCGCEGSFDGIKAIGQCCLMLEELTISDQRMDGGWLAGLSYCENLKTLRFKSCREIDPSPGPDEFLGCCPALERFHLQKCQLRDKKSARAMFMVCGAVREMVFQDCWGLDNDMFCLAGTCRRVGFLSLEGCSLLTTEGLASVILSWKELQSLRVVSCKNIKDSEISPSLATLFSGFKELKWRPDTKSLLPSSLVGTGMGKKGSKFFKRM from the exons ATGTCGTTCTCGGTGGAGAAACCTGGAAGCCCTAGCCCCCCGCCGTCAGTGAAGAAGAGGTCCACAAGCTGGTCGGAGCTCTGGTTCAAGAACTCCAAGAAGCCCCTCAAGAATCATGTGGTCTTCACCATGCAGCTCCAGCCCCCAACCAGCACCCCCAAGAAGTCCTCCCAAACCCCGGCCCTCAATTTCCCCAAATCCGACCCCACCCTCCTCCTCCCCGACTACCTCCTCCTCAACATTCTCTCCAAACTCCCAGATTCCCAGCGCAATCCCAACTCCCTCGTCTGCAAGCGCTGGCTCAACCTACAGGGTCGCCTCGTCCGCTCCTTGCGGCTCTTCGACTGGCACTTTCTCCACTCGGGTCGCTTGCTTTTCCGCTTTCCCAATCTCACCCACGTCGATTTGGTTTCAGGGTGTTTCTTTTCTCCCCGAAATTCGGGGATTCTGCTGAGCAACAGGGTTGTTTCGGTGCATATCGGATCCGGGTTTTCCAAGTCCTGGAAGGTGTGCGAGGATACCTTGCTGCCCGTGGAGGTTGTTGATAGAGGGCTAGAAGTGTTGGCGAGCGGTTGCCCCAATCTGCGCAAGCTTGCGGTGATTGGCTCTAGTGAGTTGGGGCTGTTGAGTGTGGCCGAGGAGTGCCCGACGCTCCAAGAATTGGAGTTGCACAATTGTAACGACGACATGTTGCGCGGCATTGCGGCGTGTACGAATTTGCAAGTGTTGAGGTTGGTTGGGAATGTGGATGCGTTTTATAGTTCGGTCGTTTCGGATATTGGGTTGACGATATTGGCACAGGGGTGTAAGAGGTTGGTGAAGCTCGAGCTTTGTGGGTGTGAGGGGAGCTTTGATGGGATCAAGGCGATTGGGCAGTGCTGCCTAATGTTGGAGGAGTTGACCATTTCTGATCAAAGGATGGATGGTGGGTGGTTGGCAGGGCTCTCGTATTGTGAGAATTTGAAGACTTTGAGGTTTAAATCGTGTCGAGAGATTGATCCGAGTCCGGGGCCGGACGAGTTTTTGGGTTGTTGCCCGGCTCTTGAAAGGTTCCATCTTCAGAAGTGTCAGTTGCGGGATAAGAAGAGCGCGAGAGCGATGTTTATGGTGTGCGGGGCTGTGAGGGAGATGGTTTTTCAGGACTGTTGGGGCTTGGATAATGACATGTTCTGCTTGGCTGGTACTTGCAG GAGGGTAGGGTTCCTATCTTTAGAAGGATGCTCCTTGCTAACTACCGAAGGTCTGGCCTCTGTAATTCTTTCCTGGAAGGAGCTTCAAAGTCTTAGAGTTGTATCCTGTAAGAATATAAAGGATAGTGAAATCTCTCCTTCACTAGCAACCCTGTTTTCTGGTTTTAAAGAGTTGAAATGGAGGCCAGATACAAAGTCTCTTCTTCCATCGAGCCTTGTGGGGACTGGCATGGGGAAGAAAGGCAGTAAATTTTTCAAGAGGATGTGA